A window of the Nitrospinota bacterium genome harbors these coding sequences:
- a CDS encoding ribonuclease H-like domain-containing protein, with the protein MAEQFDLFAEPEEKPVEKAASPKEAPRVLYFDLETQKSSDEVGGWSPMSIKLMKLAVGVVWDSREQKYFVYRENEAEKLAEKLHTADLVVGFNVIGFDYTVLEGYGPFDLNKIKTFDMLLDVKKLLNHRLALNHLAQHTLGAEKSADGLISIQWYKEGKMDQIIEYCTQDVDITRDLFLFGEKNGYVKYKTRAGKIEDLKVDWKIGDLV; encoded by the coding sequence ATGGCAGAACAGTTTGATTTATTTGCAGAACCGGAAGAAAAACCGGTTGAAAAGGCGGCGTCGCCGAAAGAAGCTCCCAGAGTCCTGTATTTCGACCTGGAAACCCAGAAAAGCTCCGATGAAGTCGGAGGCTGGTCGCCCATGTCGATCAAATTGATGAAACTTGCCGTTGGAGTGGTCTGGGACAGCCGCGAGCAGAAATACTTTGTCTACCGGGAAAATGAGGCGGAAAAACTGGCGGAAAAACTGCACACCGCCGATCTGGTCGTGGGGTTCAATGTCATCGGCTTCGACTACACCGTTCTGGAAGGTTATGGGCCTTTCGACCTCAATAAAATAAAGACCTTCGACATGCTTCTGGATGTCAAAAAACTTCTAAACCATCGCCTGGCACTCAACCACCTGGCGCAACACACCTTAGGCGCGGAAAAATCCGCCGACGGCCTGATCTCCATCCAGTGGTATAAGGAAGGCAAGATGGACCAAATCATCGAATACTGCACGCAGGATGTGGACATCACCCGCGACTTGTTCCTGTTTGGCGAGAAAAACGGCTATGTGAAATACAAAACCCGCGCCGGAAAAATCGAAGACCTGAAGGTGGATTGGAAGATTGGGGATTTGGTTTAG
- a CDS encoding type II toxin-antitoxin system ParD family antitoxin has translation MSKNTSISLGEHFNNFIEQQVSQGRYGSASEIVRAGLRLLEEHENKVQALRSALIAGEESGPARKFAVDKFLSSVKKRKKNG, from the coding sequence ATGTCAAAAAACACCAGCATTTCTCTCGGTGAGCATTTCAACAACTTTATCGAACAGCAAGTTTCTCAAGGCCGTTATGGTTCCGCCAGTGAAATCGTCCGGGCAGGTCTGCGCCTGTTGGAGGAACATGAAAACAAGGTTCAAGCGTTACGCTCGGCCTTGATCGCAGGGGAAGAAAGCGGACCCGCCAGGAAATTTGCAGTCGATAAATTTTTGTCCTCGGTGAAGAAAAGAAAAAAGAATGGCTGA
- a CDS encoding type II toxin-antitoxin system RelE/ParE family toxin: protein MADFFLRPKARQDLEDIWFYTYETWGEDQADSYIHDLNSGFLALAAKPEKGRPCDDIREGYRRHSVGRHIIFYRVTKKGIEIVRILHQSMDPERHF from the coding sequence ATGGCTGATTTTTTTCTGCGGCCAAAAGCAAGGCAGGATCTTGAAGATATCTGGTTTTATACCTATGAAACTTGGGGAGAAGATCAGGCCGACAGCTACATTCATGACTTGAATAGCGGTTTTCTGGCGTTAGCGGCCAAGCCTGAAAAAGGCCGACCCTGTGACGATATTAGAGAAGGCTACCGCAGGCACTCTGTAGGAAGGCATATTATTTTTTACCGAGTGACCAAAAAAGGAATTGAAATCGTCCGCATTCTTCATCAAAGCATGGACCCGGAGCGACATTTCTAA
- a CDS encoding HEPN domain-containing protein, whose protein sequence is MNYKYRVCFQLAAEGPFTEEETFLEFKSNQTGENFKLSALNKEKKFNSSNRFSVIGGPYNTVEKAQDSAEKVKIAVLYYATKQRVGIDLGKYALPGGLTKDGREMLSQQHGTPVLDDKLGITIFEAEPKPLFYSLHAKGASRRSIDSFIDTLKQIPDTFNFKSPRAELAVELYSMSHFESTSSARFLTLFMCLEALFDPLPKSEEACLHVDSLIQATNNAEIPDEDKKLLIDELSWRKKESIAQTGKRMARELLAEKEYFSMTAEKFFKKIYKTRNDLVHRGIVNRPELHSMLGEVDRYVSDILQKQFIR, encoded by the coding sequence ATGAATTACAAGTATCGAGTTTGTTTTCAATTAGCAGCAGAGGGACCCTTTACCGAAGAAGAAACTTTCCTCGAATTTAAAAGCAATCAAACTGGCGAGAATTTTAAGCTTTCTGCCTTAAATAAAGAAAAGAAATTCAATTCAAGCAACCGGTTCAGCGTTATCGGCGGCCCCTATAACACCGTTGAAAAAGCACAAGACTCTGCTGAGAAGGTGAAGATTGCAGTTCTTTATTATGCAACAAAGCAACGTGTGGGAATTGACCTTGGTAAATATGCATTACCAGGTGGTTTAACGAAGGACGGGCGGGAAATGCTATCACAGCAGCATGGCACCCCGGTTCTTGATGATAAGCTGGGAATTACGATCTTTGAAGCAGAACCAAAACCATTGTTCTATAGTTTGCATGCTAAAGGCGCGAGTAGAAGATCGATAGATTCTTTTATTGATACTCTTAAACAGATTCCCGACACTTTCAACTTTAAGTCACCGCGGGCAGAATTGGCAGTAGAACTCTATTCAATGAGCCACTTTGAGAGCACTTCCAGTGCCAGGTTTTTAACGTTATTTATGTGTCTGGAAGCTCTGTTTGATCCATTACCGAAATCAGAGGAAGCATGCCTCCACGTGGATAGTCTCATTCAAGCGACCAACAATGCAGAAATTCCAGATGAAGATAAAAAATTATTAATTGACGAATTGTCATGGCGTAAAAAGGAATCCATTGCTCAAACAGGAAAGAGAATGGCGCGTGAGCTATTAGCGGAAAAGGAGTATTTCTCTATGACTGCTGAAAAGTTCTTTAAAAAAATTTACAAAACACGTAACGACCTTGTCCATCGTGGCATTGTCAACCGACCGGAACTTCACAGTATGCTTGGAGAGGTTGACCGGTATGTTTCTGACATACTGCAAAAACAATTCATTCGTTAG
- a CDS encoding MoxR family ATPase, with translation MEDLELAKELVQAKKNVIQEIQKVIVGQDAVIEDLLVALFSKGHCLFVGVPGLAKTLLVSTLSKVLSLNFSRIQFTPDLMPSDITGTDILHEDQATGKRSFRFIKGPIFSNIILADEINRTPPKTQAALLQAMQEHQVTVGGNTYSLDQPFLVFATQNPIEHEGTYPLPEAQLDRFMFIINVTYPTREQEVEIALSTTSGHSPDLQVVLNAERVQELQALVPRVPVSDHVAHYAVDLVQSTRPNQNGSSPSFVDEWIDWGAGPRASQYLILGAKARALMDERVSITVEDVRSVARQVLEHRIILNFKAEAENIKPADIIDKLLEQVKVG, from the coding sequence ATGGAAGATCTGGAACTGGCAAAAGAATTGGTGCAAGCCAAAAAAAATGTAATTCAGGAAATTCAAAAGGTGATTGTCGGGCAGGATGCTGTCATCGAAGATTTATTGGTCGCCTTATTTTCCAAAGGCCACTGCCTGTTCGTCGGCGTGCCCGGTCTGGCTAAAACACTTTTGGTCAGCACCCTTTCCAAGGTGCTGAGTTTGAATTTCAGCCGCATCCAGTTCACTCCCGATCTGATGCCCTCCGACATCACCGGGACCGATATTCTCCATGAAGACCAGGCGACAGGCAAACGTTCATTCCGTTTTATCAAAGGCCCGATTTTTTCAAACATCATTCTGGCCGACGAAATCAACCGCACACCGCCAAAAACGCAGGCCGCCCTGTTGCAGGCCATGCAGGAGCATCAGGTGACGGTCGGCGGCAACACCTACTCCTTGGATCAACCGTTTCTGGTTTTCGCCACCCAGAACCCCATCGAGCACGAGGGCACCTACCCGCTCCCAGAAGCCCAGTTGGACCGATTCATGTTTATCATCAACGTCACCTACCCGACGAGGGAACAGGAAGTGGAGATCGCTCTCTCCACCACCTCCGGCCACAGCCCCGACTTGCAAGTCGTGCTCAATGCCGAACGCGTTCAGGAATTGCAGGCGCTGGTCCCCCGCGTCCCCGTCTCGGATCACGTCGCCCATTATGCGGTGGATCTGGTGCAAAGCACCCGCCCTAATCAAAACGGCAGTTCACCCAGTTTCGTCGATGAATGGATCGACTGGGGCGCCGGCCCGCGCGCCTCGCAATACCTCATACTGGGAGCCAAAGCCCGCGCCTTGATGGATGAACGCGTCAGCATAACCGTTGAAGACGTCCGAAGCGTCGCCCGCCAGGTTCTGGAGCACCGCATCATCCTCAACTTCAAAGCCGAAGCGGAAAACATCAAACCTGCCGACATCATCGACAAACTGCTGGAGCAAGTGAAGGTGGGGTGA
- a CDS encoding peptidase MA family metallohydrolase, translating to MMRRFFLYSLLTVLLNGMTPSANAAPVEVPPHQVFKGYELVEDWRIAEADTLAKSLLEQFPQSGDVRFLQARVEFSKGNYEYAWKILKPVEDKHDSVREFKSLANETRQAAAKFISRESEHFIFRFEKGPDEILVHYAEEVLERSYQVLGELLNYFPEEKIRVEIYPNREPLSRVSPLTREDIITSGTVALCKYNRIMLISPASLVRGYHWMDTLSHEYTHYLLTKKSHNKLPLWIHEGIAKHFEGKWRQAEDFLSPLMKTVLAAGLANDYLISLDAMMPSLAKLKNQEDVQLAYAEVASMVDFMIREKGADMLPALLDDLAAGQNFNSALEAHLGMDLATFQEKWKSFMKQQNLKTIPGLKALQTRFKTDRNTEDDKKDYQEVGAQRAQDLAFLGDILKSRNQYKAAIIEYEKAFEESELESPILYNKLAGTYLILQDYEQAELNLKKSLQQYPDFHTTLVNLGELYLETGRTDEARDYFEWAVKINPFNPFVHLRLIKIYDILKMEKEKNLQKKLYKYLDNRPG from the coding sequence ATGATGCGGCGTTTCTTTCTATACAGCCTTCTGACAGTGCTCCTGAACGGGATGACTCCGTCTGCAAACGCCGCTCCTGTCGAGGTTCCTCCCCACCAGGTATTTAAAGGTTACGAGCTGGTGGAAGACTGGAGAATCGCGGAGGCGGACACTCTGGCGAAATCACTGTTAGAGCAGTTTCCACAATCGGGAGATGTGCGGTTCCTGCAAGCGCGAGTGGAATTTTCTAAGGGAAACTACGAATACGCGTGGAAGATTTTAAAACCCGTGGAAGATAAACACGATTCCGTGCGAGAGTTCAAATCGCTGGCCAACGAAACGCGTCAGGCGGCGGCCAAATTTATCTCCAGAGAATCCGAGCATTTTATTTTCCGGTTTGAAAAGGGGCCGGACGAGATTCTGGTGCATTACGCAGAAGAAGTTCTGGAACGATCCTATCAGGTGCTGGGCGAGCTGTTGAATTATTTTCCCGAGGAAAAAATCCGGGTGGAAATCTACCCCAATCGTGAGCCCCTGTCCCGCGTCTCTCCCCTGACCCGAGAGGATATCATCACATCAGGCACCGTCGCCCTGTGCAAATACAACCGCATCATGCTGATTTCCCCGGCGTCTCTGGTGCGGGGTTATCACTGGATGGACACCCTCAGCCATGAATACACCCACTATCTGCTGACCAAAAAAAGTCACAACAAACTGCCACTGTGGATTCACGAAGGCATCGCCAAACATTTCGAGGGCAAATGGCGGCAAGCTGAAGATTTCTTAAGCCCGCTGATGAAAACCGTGCTGGCCGCAGGACTCGCAAATGATTATTTGATCTCTCTGGACGCCATGATGCCTTCTTTGGCAAAATTAAAAAACCAGGAGGACGTGCAACTGGCCTATGCCGAAGTCGCCTCTATGGTGGATTTTATGATTCGGGAAAAGGGAGCAGATATGCTCCCCGCTCTGCTCGATGACCTTGCCGCCGGACAAAATTTCAACAGCGCCCTTGAAGCCCACCTGGGCATGGATCTTGCGACTTTTCAGGAAAAGTGGAAGAGTTTCATGAAACAGCAGAACCTGAAAACCATTCCCGGACTGAAAGCCCTGCAAACCCGCTTCAAAACCGATAGAAACACAGAAGACGACAAAAAGGACTACCAGGAAGTCGGGGCGCAAAGAGCGCAGGATCTGGCTTTTCTGGGAGATATCTTAAAATCCCGCAATCAATACAAGGCCGCCATCATTGAATACGAAAAGGCGTTTGAGGAAAGCGAATTGGAATCCCCCATCCTGTACAACAAACTGGCAGGAACCTACCTGATTCTTCAGGACTACGAACAGGCGGAATTGAATCTTAAAAAGAGCCTCCAACAGTATCCCGATTTTCACACCACCCTCGTGAACCTGGGAGAGTTGTACCTGGAAACCGGACGGACAGACGAGGCGAGAGACTATTTCGAGTGGGCGGTCAAGATCAATCCCTTCAATCCTTTCGTCCACCTGAGGCTGATCAAGATTTATGATATCCTTAAGATGGAGAAAGAAAAAAATTTGCAGAAGAAATTGTACAAATATTTGGATAACCGGCCTGGCTGA